The Metabacillus schmidteae nucleotide sequence CTAATAAGGTTTACTGTAGTCTCATGGCCGGCAATGACAAGTAAAATACATGTTGAAAGTAGTTCCTCTCTTGTTAATTTGCCCCCATCTGTTACCTCCTTACTTAATAGGGTGATTAGGTCATCTTTTGGATTAAGCACTCGCATTTCTATAAGCTTATTAAAATAGGCTGATGCCTTGATCATTGAATCATTTCCAGTTCTTAACCCTTCTCTTGAACGGGTAAAATCAACTGTTTGAATTAAGCTTGCAGCTAGTTCTTTAAATTGTTTTCGTTCTTCTGCTGGTACTCCGAGTATGTTGGCGATAATGAGGCTTGCTAATGGAAAAGCATACTCTGAAACAAGGTCCACTCTATTCCTTTTTTTAATGCAATCAAGTAAATCAAGAACCGCTTCTCTTATATAAGGGCGAAAATACTCCACAGCGTTAGATGTAAACCCATTGCTAATCAACCTTCTTAACCGCATATGGTCAGGTTGATTCTTAAAAAGCACCATATCATTTTGTATGTTTTTCAACTCCTCATATTTTTTTGTAGATTGAGGCAGGGGGATCCGATTTTTAAATCTGGAATCCTTAAGAATCATAAGTACCTCATCATATCCGGTTACATACCAGCCCGGATTTTTTAATAAACTCCCCCAGCATATTGGATGCACGGAACGCAGCTTATCGTAAAATGGATAGGGTTTGCTTAAAAATTCTGTAGAAGTAAAGGAAAATGGAATGGCAGTTCCTTCCGCTTGCTTTTGATTTAACATGTCTTCTATCTGTCCCCTCTCCACTTTTTTTCTATGTATCTATCAAATTTCACCTCTGTTGCTTCAGTCTTAACCAATTGCTAAGTAATGACATGTCTATGTTATCCAGTACCATTCTTAGTATGCCTTCCTTTGTTATCTCTTTTAATTTTGGTGTGATGCCTAGAATAGGCACATTGCATACATCTGCTATCACATTCGGGTTTGTCTTTTCTGCAAGATCTGGTTGATCGCTAAGGCCATTAATTACAATTCCAGCAACCTCAATACCCATGCTTTTTGCATATTGAACTGTAAGAAACGTATGATTGATCGTCCCAAGATTCGGTCGTGCTACTATCACAATTGGCAGCTGTAAGGCCTTTATTAAATGACTAACTAAAAAACGATCACCTAGCGGAACTGCAATACCGCCAGCACCTTCTACGATGAAATATTCGTGTTTTCCTTTTATTCCTTCCCAATGATTTACCACCTCTTCAAGCCCTACAGCATTTCCTTCAAGCCTCCCTGCAACAGAAGGGGCAAGCGGCTGAGCAAATTCAAATGGAGTAATCTCCTTATGAGATAAAGAGGATTGTGACATTTGCAACAGTAAACTTGTATCACTTTGCGGATGTGAACGGGAGATCCCGCTTAATAATGGTTTAAATACGCCAACATCCATCCCATTTTCAATAAATGCAACAGCTAGTCCACATGCTATAACGGTTTTTCCAACTCCTGTATCTGTTCCTGTAACAAAGAAACCCTTCATTTAATCATATTCAACTCTTTTCCTACTAAATTAAATGTCTCCAGCAAATAATTAATTTCATTCGTGCAATGTTCTGTTGTGACTGTTAATCGAATACGACTTTCTCCAATTGCTACAGTGGGTGGACGGATAGCAGGTGCAAATATTCCTTTTTCCTGTAGCTTTTCTGCAAATATCGCAGTTTTTTGTGTATCGCCAATAATAACTGGGATAATTGGTGTATCAGCTCCCTTTACTGAAAAGCCCATTTCTTTAAGTTCTTTCTTGATTTGAAAGAAATGTGATCTCAGCTGTAGGCGCTTTTCTTTGCTTTGCTCAATGATTCCCAAGGCAGTATAAGAAGCCGCACAATTAGCAGGAGGTATCGCGGTTTGAAAAATAAACGTTCGCGCGTGATTGACAAGAAAGTCAATTAAAGTTTTAGAACCAGCGACAAAACCTCCTTCTGATCCAATTGCTTTGCTTAATGTTCCAATGACCACATCAGGCATTACCCCGAAATAATCGCTTGTCCCCCTGCCGTTTTCTCCTAAAACCCCTGTACCATGAGCATCGTCAACAATCACACAGGCATGATAGCTTTTTGCAAGTACCATAATTTTATCCAAAGGTGCAATATTACCGTCCATACTGAATACTCCATCTGTTACAATAAATCGACGTTTGTAAGATGCTGTTTCTTTCAACTTTGTTTCTAGATTATCCAGATCAACATGTTTATAGATAACGGTGTCAGCTTTTGATAGGCGGCAGCCATCAATAATACTGGCATGATTTAATTCGTCGCTTAAAAGGATGTCCCCTTTTTCTGGCAGTGATGACAGAACACCGATATTAGCTAAATAACCACTTGAAAATAAAAGAGCTGCTTCCGTTTGCTTGAAGCCTGCAATACGATGTTCAAGTTTTTCATGCCACTCAGAATTACCTGTTGTTAGTCTTGATCCACTGCTTCCAACTCCCCAGTCATCAAGTGTCCTTTTTGCTGCCGAAATCAACCGTCTATCTTTTGCCAATCCTAAATAATCATTTGAAGAAAAGACACTTTGATTATTTATTGTTCGTATATGCCGAGTTAATCCAGCCTCTTTCATTCTGTCTAAACGCTTATTTAACCACCTATCATCGTTTAGCATGTGGTTACCTCATTTATTGCATGTTTCATAATCGTGACCATTGCTTTAAGTTCACTGTTTGAACTAGCAAGCGGTGGCATAAATACGATCACATCACCTAGTGGTCTCGTGAGCATGCCAAGCTCTCTCATTTTTAATGAAACGTGATATCCCATGCGTTTTTCTGCAGGAAAAGGTTTTTTTGTTACTTTAGATTGAACAAGTTCTATTCCACACATAAAACCCAGCTGCCTGATTTCTCCAACATGAGGGTGTGAATCCAGCCCTTTAAGGAGAATATGGAGATCCTTTGATTTTTTGAATACCTGTTCAACGATCTTTTCCGCTTCAAACAAACGTAAATTTTCTAGTGCTACTGCACAGCCAAGCTGATTTCCCGTATAGGAATGGCCATGAAAAAAGGTTTTTAGCTTTTTATAGTCATCATAGAATGCATTGTAAATTTTCTCTGTTGTAAATGTCACCGCAATTGGTAAATACCCACCTGTAATTCCCTTTCCAGCTGCCATTAAATCCGGATGTACTTGTTCATGTTCACAGGCAAACATTTTCCCTGTGCGACCAAAGCCTGTTGCAACTTCATCCACTATCATCAGGACATCATATTTTGTACAAAGTTTACGAACACCGGCTAAAAAACCTTTTGGCATGATGATCATCCCGGCGGCTCCCTGTACCATTGATTCAATGGAAAGCGCGGCTATTTCTTGGTGCTTTTCAATCAGCAGCTGTTCAAGTGTATGTAAGCATTCATCTCGGCACTGTGAAGGATTGCCGCTTTCAGAGCGATATACGTAAGGAATAGGGGCCTTAAAACTTTCAAACATTAAAGCACCATATACATCATGGAAAAGTGAGATTGAACCTACACTTACAGCACCAATCGTATCGCCATGATATCCATTTTGCATCGAGATAAACTTTTTCTTCTCTGGCTTCCCTATGTTTTTCCAATATTGAAAAGCCATTTTCAGCGCTATTTCCATCGCTTCTGCACCACTATCTGAATAAAAAACTCGTGTCAATTTCTCTGAAGTTAGTCCAATTAGCTTTTCGGCAAGTTCTGTTGCAGGAACATTTGTCATACCTAACAATGTGGAATGTGCAATTTTTCCAAGCTGTTTCTTAATCGCTTCATCTAATTCTTTCTTACGATGACCATGTACATTAAGCCAAACTGAAGAGAAGCCATCATAATATTCCTTGCCATAAATGTCTTTTACTTTTATTCCATTACCACTTTCGATAATCAATGGATGTTCATCATAATCCTTCATCTGAGTGAAAGGCAGCCATAGATATTTTTTACTTTTTTCAATCAATTTCTGTGTCATTCTCTTCCTCCCATTCAATAAAAACCGGCTGTTTTTCTAAATAATTTATGTAGGAGTTTACATCTTCTAACTTATTAACAAAGAATATTCGACAGCCCTGTTCATCACCGTATTCTTTTAACTTTGTGATTCGTTGATATCCTATATTTTTACTTGCAACATATCCTGTTATATAATCAGGATCATCTGACCAGCACAATTCAGCGACAGTAGCATGGTGTTCACTTACCTTTGATGCAAGTACCAGTGCCTCTTTTAATCTGGAATTCTGCGGAAATTGATAATGGGTAGCCCATTTTTTAAAGTTGTTATCAAGCCAATCCATTCTTGAAACACGTACACCTTTAGCATTTCTCTCATCAATTCGCTTACCTGAATAAATATCGATCAACATTGCCCCTCTGAAGCCAAAACAATTTGTTAGCTGCCCTAATGCTTTGTCGATGATCCTTTTCGGGACGCCAGCCTTTTCCAAAAGGAAACAAGCTAGTTCTCTTCCATTTTCTACTGTCTCCACTATATTTGTCTTAACGTTTAACGGCTTTAGTCGTTTTATCTGCTCATTTAATAGTTCAAACTGTATTTGCATATAATCGGGTTTTCCTCTTGAATGGGTAAGCCCCTTTTTCAATAAAACATTCACTGCTTGTTGAAGATCACTGTTAGTTGAAAGCAACTCACCGCCAGATATATGCTTTCCCCCATATCCATGCGAACCTCCCTTTGATGCTCTCATTCTGACACTATAAAAATTATTCTCTTGCATCTTTTCATCCTCTTTCTTTCATTTGTTCAACAGCTTGGTCCAGCAGAAAAACCAATATGTTAACCAAATCTATTAATTAGTTAACAATAAAAATAGTAAAGTTGATTATACATTCTGTCAATATGATGTGTAATATTAGGTAAAAGGACTTATCAAATATCTAGCTGTTTTTTGAATGAAAGTAGGACTTTATATTAAATATAAACCTGGACAAAAAAGAGATTGGGGATATAATTAGCTATAAAAAATGAAAACGATGAATTTTGAGGTACTCAAATTCACCGTTCTCTATTTTTTCGTGTAAAATCTTCTATTCTAACTTTATTCGATATTCATTTTCCTTTAGCACTGGCTATGATTGTCTTGTTGCTGTTCTATGGGCATACGAATTTAGTCTGTTAAGCAAACTTAAGGACATCTTTAAGCTAATTCCCTCACCTTATTTTAAGGGATCAGCTTTTATATTTATTAAACAGATTCTTTGTATACCTCATTATTTTCTTCTTTAGTCCTTTGCTGTCTTTTATAAACTAATTTAGATAAGCTGATACTAATTTCATATAAGAGTAATAAAGGTATAACCACCAGGATATCTGAAAGAAAGTCTGGAGGCGTAATCGAAATTGAAACAAAAATTAACAGAAAGTATGCATATTTCCTAATTTTTTGCAAACGGTATGGATTGATAATTCCTAAACTTGTCAAAAACATAATGACAACGGGAAGTTCAAACAGAAATCCAAAAGGCAAAGTCATGTGAAGCAAAAATTTGAAATATTTCTCCGTTGTAAAGAAAGTAGTAAACATATCATTAGATAGCGACATTAAAAAATTTAATACAAGAGGAAATAGGATAAAGTAGCCAAAACTAATTCCTAATATAAATAGAGTAAATAATGCTGGAATATAAGCGATGGTAACTCTGCGTTCTTTTGGTGTTAATGCTGGACGTACATACAACCAAGCTTGGTGCGCAGCAACTGGTATAGTAGCTGTAATAGCAACAACGCATGCAATCATTAAATAAACAAATAAGATATCACTCGGTCCTAACAGAGCCAGCTTAAATGGCAAGTCTTGAACTAACACATGATAAATATCTTGGACATATATAAATGCTAGGACTAAAGACAACAGAAAGGCAACTATAGTGATAATAATGCGTTTACGTAATTCTTCAAAGTGCTGAACTAAGCGCATGTTTTGATCTTCCAACCTAATCACTCCAGGAAAAAGAAGATGTAAGAGAGGACCTACATCTCCTATTATTATTTAGTTAGTTATCTTTCTTATTAGATGTTTCTGAATTTGAGTCATCTGTTACAAGATCTCTGGTAGACTTTTTAAATTCCCTTAATGTTGAGCCAAATGCTCTTCCAATTTCCGGTAACTTAGAAGGTCCGAAAATAATAAGGGCAATGATTAAAATTAGTATTAATCCTGGTCCGCCAATATCATGGGCAAAGTGGTACGTTTATACCTTTAGAAGATTCATCCTTTTTTGTAGGTCAACCGCTTGACATAAATATTTATAGATCCTATCTTATCTTATTATGAAACTGGTCAATTAAATTCCCTGGAATTGACAAGACAAGACATTTATTGGCTTAGCTAAAGATTTATTTGATCTCCACAAATTTCTCCCGTAATTACAAATTTTATTTTTTATATTATGTCTGTCGTTTTTCTTACATTTGGCGTAGTTAGCAAGTGCTTTGTCACCAATTGCTAGTTACAAGGTAGCGCTTAAGAGGTACTATTAAACTGTAACGTTAGCAAAGAAGGACAGAAATTACGCTTAAAACTACTAATCTAAATAGATAAAGGAGGCCAATATATATGACGTTGTATACCTCTGATCATATTAAAATTCCGGCAGGATTTTGGGAAGGATTACGTCAATTGGGGATTGTCGCCCACGAGGTGGTTCGAAAAGCACAATTGCCAATCACCATTATTTCTGATCCAGTTGTCACCACAGCTCAATATTTCGCGATCTGGCAGGCTTATTCCGATCTCATTGATGACACTGCCAAAGGAATCATCAAGCTTGCGACATCCTTTGAAACAGATCATTTCCCCCCGACTGTCTTAGCAACTTACCATGCTCGTGACTATCGTGATGCGTTAAAGCGAATGGCCAGGTACAAACAACTGTGTCCTCCTGAAAGCATACATATCACCGAGGAAGGTGAAAACTGCATAATTGAAATAGAATCATTGCATAGTGAGCAACCCGGTCTGCCCATTCTAATTGGTATTACGTTGGCATTTCTACTCGAGCTGGGACGCCGGGGCACAGGTCAACCTTTGACAGCAAAGTTCGTCGAAATTTCTCCCGATTCAATCGGCGACCTTCAGATACTTGAAGATTACTTCGGCTGCCAAATTCAGATCGGTACAAATTGTAACCGGTTGACTTTACATCGAGCAGATCTGGATCGTCCCTTTGTCTCGTACAATGCAGAATTGCTGGAGATCCTGACTCCCGTACTGGAACAGTCGTTGAATGAGCAGGCTCGCAGCACATCAATTACTGAGACGGTCAAGTGGATCATGAAACGTAGCCTAACAGGAGGTCGCCCTGACATTCAGACTATTGCGAGCGAGTTAGGGATAAGCGATCGTACCTTGCAGCGGCGTCTTACTGAAGAAGGCACGAGCTTCAAGCATTTGTTAACAAAAGTTCGATATAAGCAGGCAAGAGAATACCTGGCAGACCCGTCACTTGATATTAAAGAGGTCGCCTTTTTGATTGGATATGAAGACCAAAACTCATTCTACCGCGCCTTTCACCTTTGGGAAGGTGCTACTCCTTTAAAGTGGCGTACTGAACATCTCGGTTTAAACTTGATTAATTGACTAGTTTACTTTTTGGCACTGTATTTACAGCCGGCTAACTTAATAATAACTACAATATAAAAGGATTATTTTTTAAAAACGAAAAGGAGCAATGTATCATGGATATGGATTTAAAAAATAAAACAGCTTTAGTCACTGGATCAACAAGAGGGATCGGTAAAGCAATTGCCATTGAACTTGCAAAAGAAGGTGTTCATGTACTAATTAATGGACGAAATGACGAAGAGGTGGAACGAATCGTAAATGAAATGAAGTTAGAGTTCCCTAATACCTTCCCTCAAAACGCTACTGCCGATATTGTAGATCGTCAACAAAGGGAAGCATTATTTAATAAACATCCCCAAATTGATATTTTAGTTAACAATATGGGAATTTATGAAATGATGAAATATGAGGACATCGACGATGAAGTATGGGAAAAGTATATCCGTACGAATGTTCTTGCCGCAAATGGATTATCTAAATTTTACTTACCTAAAATGATAAAAAATAATTTTGGTCGAGTTATCTTTATTGCGAGTGAAGAAGCAGTTATGCCTTCTGGACAAATGCCTCAATATTGTATAACAAAATCAATGCTATTATCATTGTCAAAAAACCTATCCAAATTAACAATAGGAAAAGAAGTTACTGTCAATACGATCATGCCGGGACCAACACTCTCCGAGAATGTGCATCAAATAATTGAGGGGATGTACCCTAATGAAGGTATGCCTTTTTTTGAAAAAGAGAAAGAATTTATGACTACAAATCTACCTCAGTCTGAAATCCAACGATTTATCAGGCCAACTGAGATAGGTAGATTAACTGCCTTTATATGTAGCCCTTATGCATCCGCTTTTAAAGGTTCTCCGATCCGTATGGATGGAGGCATGGTACCGACTATATTCTAACACTTTTTCTTTCACTCGTCTCTCAAGGTGAGTAAAAATTCTTTCAACCAACAAATCTTCGTCAAAAATCAAGAGCTTGCGCTTTCTTTTTCTACTAATTGCTATTTGCTGAAGATCACTCTTTAGCTATTTAAGGGAACTGCACACTATTATTCTTTTGAAACTATTCCAAACCCAGAGACGGTTTAACTACTCTAATTTAGTTGTAGTTAATACGTGTTAATAATACTTATCGTTAGTTACTGGTATAATAAAAAAACGCCTTATTCCATCACTATCAAGGATTTGAGACGTTTTTATCTACTCTGATTTAGTTGTGTTAATATGTAATTTACGCGGAATTCCTTTTTTACTTTAAAGCATTATATTACATCCATTCATCATACATTTCCTTTCGATCATGACTATATAACCGAGCATATAGCTGTGTTTGATGAGGACTATCATGCCCTAAAAGATCTTGGACACATGGTAACGGCATTCCTTTAATAGCTAAGTGTGCAGCAAATGTATGACGTAATGTATGAGGACTGAGGTGAATACCAGGGTCCTTTCTATAACACATGAACCTATCTTGTATTGTACGATTATTTTCACATAGAATACATCGTCAATAAATGTATATTTTTTACTTTTATACCAAAAAACACATCTTCTAATTTTGACAATTGAAACACTAAAAAATATACTATAATGTTAAAATTTAACCATTTTTATTAATCACTTTATAAATTAATGGCGCTTTTTTCATTTTTCATTAGCCAAGAATACAAAAATAAGATAATTGAACTATTATTTTTAGACTAATTTAAACCCTTATAAAATAAGTACAAACGTTTGTATTTTATGATAAATAAAAGTCCTTCTCAAGATGTCAAACTTTAAAAAATGATAAAAAACCGCAAGCAGTTATACCGCGGTTTATCTTATTATTTAAGTTATTGGTTTAAGTTAAAGCACTGCATCTATATGCTTAATATTAAGCTCTTCTTCCTCAGTTCCTGTATTAACCTAACCGGTTGTTGTTCTCAACATGTCATTCATAATTGTCAATTTAAGCTTAATACTCAAGCTCATCTGGTGAAGGCTTCTCAAAGATTTTCATCCACTCCTTAAGTTTAGCTTCTGGTATTACAAAAGTTGCATCTGGTTTCTGAGCATTCCTAGACCTTAAACGTTCAAACAGAACCTCTTCTGATATATCCATAAAATGGATCCTAAAGTCAGCTCCCAATTCTTTAGCACGAGAACGAAACTGATCTCGTTCACATCTTCCCCAGAATCCAAAATCCAGAATAGCATCAACACCAAGAGCTAAAACTCTTGCTGCGACATCCCACATAAGAGATTCCACTGCATCATGTCTAGCATTGTGGATTTCCTCATCTAACTCTGTCATTTTATACCCGTATTCATGACCTAGTCTCGTATGCCATTCATCGGGAGAAAGTCTAAGTGCGGAGTATCTTTTTTCAAGTTCCCGGGCAAAAGTTGTCTTACCACTACAAGGTAGACCGACCATTAAATGAAGGGTTGCCATGTAAGATGAACTCCTTTTCTATAGTAATAGTTTTTTTGAAAGAATGAAAAAGTTGAATCCAAGCTGAAAATTTAATTCTTAATATGAGGAGTGTTTCTAATTTATATATAAAAAGCTATAAATCCGTTGTTAAATGTATGTACTGTTAAGTGTTACGTTCTTATCCCTATTTTAAAATTTTTGAGATATCGCCATTCATTTTGCTTGCTTTGAATTTACCAGGAGAACAGCCAACAATTCTACGAAATAATCGACTAAAAAATGCAGGATCATCATATCCAACCCTTATGGCAACATTAATCACTTTTTCATCAGTTTCTACTAAATACTGTTTAGCTTTTTCAATTCTTATATTATGAACCATCTCTACGATGGTTTGTCCGGTTTCTTGTTTAAATAAGCGGTTTAGGTGGCGTGGACTAATATTAAATAACTGACAGAGGTTCTGGATGGAGATCTTTTGGTCGAAATTCCTGGTTAAATATCCGCAAATTCTTTGAATCAATAGTTTTCCATCTTCTTGCTTTGAAAGGGACTTTCTTTTTTGGGAATTCCTCTCATTATAAATACGAGATAAGAGGATGAGTAACTCTACTAGCTGTAGTCGTATTAAGGTGGAGTAACATGAATTTTCTTTGTTATATTCATGCATCATTCCCTCTAATAAATGCAATAATCTCGAGGAATAACTTACATCTAAGTTTAACAAGTGATGGAAACGCTCATTTTTATCTAAGAAGGGATGGATATAAAAATAATCCATTGATTGAGATACACCTAATTCTTTCAACCATGAATCTTGGATTAAACTAGGAAGAAATAAACAATTAATAATTTCCAAGGATTCATTTTTTTCAATTTTAAATGTATGTACTTCACCAGGGTTTATAATAAATATATCATTTGTTTTTAGCATGTACGATTGGCCTTCAAAAATATGGCTTCCATGACCATTAACTACAAATACGAGTTCAATAAATTCATGTGAATGTTCAGCAGGAATGTTAAAAGTATCATGATAAAACCTTTGGATCCAAAACGGAAATTCATTGGACTTCAAATATTCACTACTCTGATATGTAGTTGCCGACATTTATTTTCCCCCTCTAGATAAAAATATTAATGAAAGTTTATCTAGCAGTACATGAAGGTGCTTACATTTAATTTTAAACATCATTTTCCTATAGTCAATCTGTCAAATGAAAATGATCATTTGTTACTATATTATTTTCCAATCTCTATAACAGCTCCATTTTCTAATTGAGAACGAATGGCTGCCTCAATTACCTCTTGAGCACATAGTGCTTCATAACCAGTCCCAGTAATTTGTTGTGGTGATACAGAACATTTTATTTCGCTAATAAATGTATCTATTCTATTTTTAAATGTTTCATTAAATCCTTTCATTCCAGTTAATACAGAATTGCGGACAACCTTCAATTCTCTGCTTTTGTGAGGGTAATATGTTAAGTTCTCATATACATTATCTATCGTAAATCTTCCTTTATTTCCGGCAACTTCACAAAATTCAATTGGATGGCCATTATCCATATCATAACTTCCAGTCAAATGCCCAACAGCACCAGATTCAAATTCTAAATTAATCGATGCGGTAGACCATACCTTTCTTCCAGGAGCTTTTGTCATAAATGCTTGCACTCGTTTAATGTCTCCCCCAAAATACCGAATTACATCAATAGAGTGTGGATGAAGTGCTCTTAAATGGATCCAGGGACTTGATTCATTAGGGTTCCCAATGGTTAATTTCATATTAAGATAGAGTAAAGTTCCAAGGTCTCCATTTTGTATCCACTTTTTAGCTTGAAGAGCTGCTGGTACAAATCGGTGGTTTAAATTACAAGCTAATCGAACATTATTAACTTTCGCAAAATGGACAAGCTCTCGTGCCTCTTCAATAGAATTGGACAATGGTTTTTCAACAAGCACATCTTTCCCAGCCTCTATTGCTGTTATGGCAGGGGAAAAATGATGAGATCCGTTTTCTTTACCACCAGTTGCTATACTAACAACATCAATTTCCTCCTTTTCCAGAAGCTTATGTAAATCTGTATATGAATGTACATTAAATTCATGAGCCGCAGCTTTCGCTAATTCTTCATTTAAGTCACAAACAGCTACAAGCTTAGCATCTTGATTCTCCATATAATAGCGGCAATGAATCTTACCGATATTATTTACACCAACAACAGCTACCTTTATCAATATACCCCCGTCCTTTCCATTTAGAGATGCTTCAAAAAAAAAAATCATTGAAGCACCTCAGAAAAATAAACATATTAATGTTGTTCTTCTTTTTCCTTTTCTTGTAGCTTTTGTGCTGTATTAATTGATCCTATATACATTGAATCGTAAGCTTCTTTTGATGTTTTAAAAGGACCTCGATCTAAACCGTGCCAATTTAGATTTGTGTACATTGGATTTGTCCGCCCGTTCTCTTGTTCTCGCTTATTTATATAGTCATTCATTCTGCCTATTAAAAAATTGACTACTTCAGGCTCATCTTCAGCTACATTTTGTAATTCTTTTGGGTCTTTTATGAGATGGTACAATTCCACTTCCGGCTTAAAATGAAAATCTGGTTCAAGCGCAATAATCAACTTCCATTCCGGTGTTCTCCAGCCGTGTTTACGCATCCATGTACATTCTGTAAGATAGAATTCTGATTCCTGTTTAAACTCATCGTCTTCCCCTCTGACTAAAGACATTAGATTTCTTCCATCAAATGAGATATTTGTTTCTATACCTAACAAATCTACTATTGTTGGCATAATATCTTTTATTAAGGAAGAATCAGTAATTCTTTTCCCTTCTGGTAATTTCCCAGGATACTTAAGGATTAATGGTACAACAAGATTATGTTCATATAGGCTGTGATGATCATACCAGCAATCATGTTCATTTAGGGTTTCTCCGTGATCTGAAGTAATGATGATAAGTGTTTCTTCTTCTAATCCTAATGTTTCAACAGATGTTAAAATGGTTTGTATGCAAGCATCCATATAGGCTACAGCACCATCGTACTGTGCATCAATGTATTCTGAATCAGTACACCCCTCCGGAATCCAAGATGTAATAAAGTCAGAGAATGGTTTAAATTCCTTCATTTCTTTTAAGGAATCATTTGCGGGATCACATTCATCACCATCATAAAACATTCTTTCGTATGGATTTGGTGGTAAATATGGCGAATGTGGATCCATATGTCTTAAAAACAGGAAAAATGGTTTATCTTCATTTGCTAGTCTTTTCAATTCAGGAATGGCAACTTCATTTAAGTTTTGCGCTTTGGGACAACGTCCTGTTTCATCAGGTTGCCAAGCTTCATAGTCAATGTATTTTTGAAATCCTCTCGATGAAGGGTTTCCAGTAAAGCCAATACATGTTGTGTTATAGCCATTTTCACTAAGAACTTCTGGCAAAGTTTGAACATGTTCACCCAACGGTCCTTTATGTCTAAGTGCCACAACATCCGTACCGAAGCAATCCATACCAGTAAGCATTGATGCATATCCTGGTGTTGTAGGAATACTTGGGCTAAAGTGGTTTTCAAATAGCACTCCTGTTTGAGCTACCTTATCAATATGTGGTGTTGTTAATCGATGGTATCCATATGAACTCATTCGATCTCTTCTTAGACTATCAATCCCAAAAAGAATGACATTTGCTCCTCTTTTCATAGCACATTATCCTTTCTGAACAAAGTTTGTTTCTCTTGCACCTAAAGCTTTTAAGCATGCATTCAAATATCCATAGCTTTCTGCTGCTACAATTGAAACATCTTCTAAA carries:
- a CDS encoding sulfatase; the encoded protein is MKRGANVILFGIDSLRRDRMSSYGYHRLTTPHIDKVAQTGVLFENHFSPSIPTTPGYASMLTGMDCFGTDVVALRHKGPLGEHVQTLPEVLSENGYNTTCIGFTGNPSSRGFQKYIDYEAWQPDETGRCPKAQNLNEVAIPELKRLANEDKPFFLFLRHMDPHSPYLPPNPYERMFYDGDECDPANDSLKEMKEFKPFSDFITSWIPEGCTDSEYIDAQYDGAVAYMDACIQTILTSVETLGLEEETLIIITSDHGETLNEHDCWYDHHSLYEHNLVVPLILKYPGKLPEGKRITDSSLIKDIMPTIVDLLGIETNISFDGRNLMSLVRGEDDEFKQESEFYLTECTWMRKHGWRTPEWKLIIALEPDFHFKPEVELYHLIKDPKELQNVAEDEPEVVNFLIGRMNDYINKREQENGRTNPMYTNLNWHGLDRGPFKTSKEAYDSMYIGSINTAQKLQEKEKEEQH
- a CDS encoding Gfo/Idh/MocA family protein gives rise to the protein MIFFFEASLNGKDGGILIKVAVVGVNNIGKIHCRYYMENQDAKLVAVCDLNEELAKAAAHEFNVHSYTDLHKLLEKEEIDVVSIATGGKENGSHHFSPAITAIEAGKDVLVEKPLSNSIEEARELVHFAKVNNVRLACNLNHRFVPAALQAKKWIQNGDLGTLLYLNMKLTIGNPNESSPWIHLRALHPHSIDVIRYFGGDIKRVQAFMTKAPGRKVWSTASINLEFESGAVGHLTGSYDMDNGHPIEFCEVAGNKGRFTIDNVYENLTYYPHKSRELKVVRNSVLTGMKGFNETFKNRIDTFISEIKCSVSPQQITGTGYEALCAQEVIEAAIRSQLENGAVIEIGK